From a single Mobula birostris isolate sMobBir1 chromosome 13, sMobBir1.hap1, whole genome shotgun sequence genomic region:
- the LOC140208150 gene encoding uncharacterized protein — translation MDVLRPEQEAVGFKRLVVPFITSQEVKLVPPSDETEVDKYFQHFEKVAQTVHLVFVGVGLTAFSTRVSSANCSFPFVSSETQRVLNKMDEGKTYVNVKFANTGPESPSDGGLTSTYSELNFPKDERLIDEFEDPPTSSRPGALPITAQTDGLTSIYSELNFPKNEPVIDEDEDPPIASGPGGMPTNAQTGAHEQEPKLKIGNRLLRLICLLCLVTSALIVIVIGLSIHVLQVRQSKLTLDRNNHELNSTLQSKISEISHLNISHKACLRNLSGLNSNLSVITRMHTELRHQFTEMETKFRSVNETKAQICELLTSRREQTFSQDWFRHEDRCYFISRIEQSYDEAKLHCENSDSNLLEINSAEEQRLVKKAINDQRSSYWIGKCKSGKVASYVVQKNKAGNFECSECKRDRCKNDQHRFICEKSAPLCPNIREKIQDLCHQSKGPT, via the exons ATGGATGTGTTAAGGCCCGAGCAAGAAGCTGTTGGCTTTAAGCGGCTGGTTGTACCGTTTATTACCAGCCAGGAAGTTAAACTGGTCCCTCCATCTGATGAGACTGAGGTTGATAAGTACTTCCAGCACTTTGAGAAAGTCGCTCAGA CTGTCCATCTGGTGTTTGTTGGTGTCGGTCTGACCGCCTTCTCAACACGGGTTTCCTCTGCCAACTGCTCCTTCCCCTTCGTCAGCTCAGAGACGCAGAGAGTCCTGAACAAGATGGACGAGGGCAAGACTTACGTGAATGTGAAGTTCGCAAACACGGGCCCAGAGTCTCCTTCCGACG GCGGTCTGACCTCCACCTACTCAGAGCTGAACTTCCCGAAAGACGAACGTCTCATTGATGAGTTTGAGGATCCTCCCACCTCTTCGAGGCCCGGCGCGCTGCCAATCACTGCACAGACAG ACGGCCTGACCTCCATCTACTCAGAGCTGAACTTCCCGAAAAACGAACCCGTCATCGATGAGGACGAGGATCCTCCCATTGCCTCGGGACCCGGAGGGATGCCAACTAATGCACAAACAG GTGCGCATGAACAGGAGCCGAAACTGAAGATCGGAAATAGACTGCTCCGTCTGATCTGCCTACTCTGCCTAGTTACGTCCGCGCTCATCGTGATAGTGATCGGACTCTCGATCCATG TATTACAGGTTCGTCAGTCCAAGCTCACCCTCGACCGAAACAACCATGAGTTAAACTCAACCCTTCAATCCAAGATATCTGAGATTTCCCACCTGAATATCTCCCATAAAGCCTGTCTCAGGAATCTTTCTGGGCTCAACTCCAATCTGTCCGTGATTACACGAATGCACACTGAACTCCGTCACCAGTTCACTGAAATGGAAACGAAGTTCAGATCTGTCAACGAAACCAAGGCTCAAATCTGTGAATTGTTGACCAGCAGAAGAG AGCAAACGTTTTCCCAGGACTGGTTCAGACATGAAGACAGGTGTTATTTTATATCCAGAATTGAACAATCCTACGATGAGGCGAAGCTGCATTGTGAAAATTCTGATTCAAATCTTCTTGAAATAAATTCAGCAGAAGAACAG AGACTAGTCAAGAAAGCTATCAACGACCAACGTAGTTcatactggattggaaaatgcaaaAGCGG GAAAGTGGCCTCTTATGTCGTGCAGAAGAATAAAGCTGGAAATTTCGAATGCAGTGAATGTAAACGGGACCGTTGCAAAAACGATCAGCACCGTTTCATCTGTGAGAAGTCGGCACCTTTGTGCCCAAATATTCGTGAAAAGATCCAGGATCTCTGTCATCAGTCCAAGGGACCGACTTGA